DNA from Bacteroides zoogleoformans:
ATCCCTGCAAGGAGCATTTTATCCTTGCAAGGGCAATATGTATAATATGTAACATGAACTTTTTTATTTCATCTCCTTTCCTACTCTTTTCCCTCTCCCCTCCCTATGGGGGAGAGGCCGGGGGAGAGGCCGGAGTTTCTTTAATCAATGGAAAATATCATTGAATGCAATAACCTGACGCACTACTACGGCAAACGGTTGATATACGAGAACCTCAGCTTCAGTGTTCCGCAAGGGCGCATTCTGGGGCTGCTGGGGAAGAACGGAACGGGCAAGACCACCACCATCAACATCTTGAGCGGCTACCTGACGCCCCGTTCGGGACAATGTTTCATCTTCGGAGAGAACATACAGACCATGCCGCCGGCCTTGCGCCGAAACATCGGACTGCTCATCGAGGGACATGTGCAATACCAGTTCATGACCATCCGCGAGATTGAGCGGTTTTATGCCGCCTTCTATCCCGGACAGTGGCGGAAGGAGGCCTACTACGACCTGATGAACAAGCTGAAAGTGGCGCCCAAGCAGCGCATCTCGCGCATGTCGTGCGGACAGCGCTCGCAAGTGGCGCTGGGTCTGATTTTGGCACAGAATCCGGAGCTGCTGGTACTGGACGACTTCTCGCTGGGACTCGACCCCGGCTACCGCCGCCTCTTCGTAGATTACCTGCGCGACTATGCCCGCTCGGAGAACAAAACCGTCTTCCTGACCTCGCACATCATTCAAGACATGGAACGCCTGATAGACGACTGCATCATCATGGACTACGGCAGCATCCTGATTCAACAACCCGTCAGGGAACTGCTCGACACGATACGCCGCTACACCTGCACCGTGCCCGAAGGCTATACCTTGCCGGAGGATGCGGACTTCCATCATCCCGCCGTGATACGCAACACGCTGGAGACATTCTCCTTCCTCACTCGGCAAGAAGTGGAAGCCCGGTTCGCCGCCCTGCAAGTGCCCTACAGTCAACTGAAATGTGAAACCGTCAATCTGGAAGACGCCTTCATCGGCCTCACCGGGAAATATTAAGAAAGAAATGAACGCTATATTTTATAAAGAATGGATTAAGACGCGCTGGTACCTGCTGCTCGCCTTCTTCGTCACCACGGGCTTTGCCGGATACTGCATGCTGCGCGTCAATCGCGTGGTCGAACTGAAAGGCGCCGCCCACGTCTGGGAGGTGATGCTGATGCGCGACGTCATCTTCGTGGACTTGCTGCAATACATCCCCCTGCTGGCGGGCATCTTGCTGGCGTTGGTGCAGTTCATCCCCGAGATGTATCACAAATGCCTGAAGCTGACGTTGCACCTGCCCTATCCGCAACTGCGGATGATAAACCTCATGCTGCTCTACGGCCTGCTGGCACTGACCGTCTGCTTTGCCGCGAACTTCCTGCTGATGTTCGTCTATCTGCAGGGCGTGCTTGCCTCCGAGCTCTACACGCGCATCCTGCTGACGGCCGCCACTTGGTACGTGGCCGGCCTCTGCGCCTATTCGCTCACGGCATGGGTGTGCCTGGAGCCTACCTGGAAACGGCGGGTGTTCAATCTGGCGGTGACGCTGTTGCTGCTGCGCATCTTCTTCCTCTCCTCCGAGCCCGAGGCATACAACGGTTTTCTGCCGTGGCTTGTCGTCTACAGCCTGCTGTGCGTCAGCCTCTCGTGGATTTCCGTCCTGCGCTTCAAGGCGGGCAGGCAAGACTGACCTCACCCCATTCAATCATTAAAGCATAACAAAGAGATGAAACGTTTTAGTCAACTATTCCTATACCTCACGGTGGCGTTGTTGCTCCTCTGGCAACTGCCGTGGTGCTACGCATTCTTCGCCTCCAAGCCTTCGCGCACGCCTTTCGCCCTATACAGTTGCGTGATTGGCGACTTCCTCTCCATCGGTTACGACGAGGCCACCGGCATGATACGGCGCGATCGCTCGGGCAACAATTATACGCAGGAACAGACAGACAGCATCCTGCCCCTGTTCTACGTCCGGCAACTGATGGCCGACGAGCGCTTCCCCGACACTCTGAAGGGGGTGCCCGTCACACCGCGCGAGGTGCAGCGCACCAACTTCAACTTCCGTGTATCGGCGTCGGAAGTCAATACCGCCGTCGTCCCCTTGTATCCGTTGTTGGAGAGCATGTCGAAGCGGGTGGACCTGGCCATGCCGGATGATGTATTCCGCATCACCCCGAGAGGCATTGAGTTCGTTGTGATGGACAGTAACAGCGTGGACAAGGCGAAGAGCGCGAAGTTTACGGAGGCGCTCGTGAAGAAAGGCTTCCGCTTTCCCGCCTCTCGTATAGCCGGCAACCCAAACCCTCGGAAAGAATACGATGAAGGATACCTCATTCTGGACGATGAGGGCAAGCTGTTCCACCTGAAGCAGGTTCGGGGCCGTCCCTACGTGCGCGCCATCCCCCTGCCCGAAGGACTGCACGCCAAATACCTTTTCATCACGGAGTTCTCCGACCGCAAGACACTGGGATACCTCACCGATGCCGACCATTCCTTCTACGTATTGATGAACAAGACCTACGAAGTGATAAAGACCGGACTGCCCTCCTACAATCCGGAGACGGACAAGCTCACCATCTTCGGCAATATGTTCGACTGGACGGTTTGCGTTGTGACGCCCGAGGCGGAAGAATACTATGCGCTGTCTGCCGACGACTTCTCGCTCATCGACTCGATGCGCATCCCGATCTCCGACGGCCCGATGCCCGGACTGCACTTCACCTCGTACACGGATAAGTACGTCAAGCCGCACTTCTTCTGACAAGCACTGCTTGCTTGTTCTCCATAAGATACAACGTTTCCCTGAAAGGGCGATGGATGCCGAAAGCTCACACTCACTTTCGCTGTTGCATATCGCCCGTGTAAGGGAAACGTTTATTTTTGTCTGCATAATCACTTAAACCAATCGAGAGATGATCTATTTTTTACCAAGTTTTAGGCAGGCGGGCCATACAATTGAGCCCGGCATAGAGCAACCTGCCGGGAAAAAACGGAAGCCGGTTCCGATGCTTTCCGTTTGTGCCGAGCAGGCACCCCGTGGCGTAAGTCGTTCCACGGCGGAAAATTACCGTACGGCAGTGCGCTCCTTCATCCGCTTCTGCGGCAACACAGATGTCCCCGTATCGGCGCTCAACGCCGACAATGTGCGCCGCTACGAGCGTTGGCTGCAAGACCGTGGCGTATGCCCCAACACCTCCTCGTGCTACATGCGCTCCTTGCGCGCCATCCACAACAAAGCGGCCTCGAAGCGGCTCGTGAAGGACAGGAAGCCCTTCAAGGGCGTGTTCACGGGCAACTCTCCCACGGTGAAGCGCGGCATCACCACAGGGGAGTTGCGCAGGCTCAAAAGCCTCTCCCCCGCAGGAGGCGGGGCAGAGGCCGGGGAAGCCGGGAGGAAGCGGACAGCCGTGGAGGCTGCGGCCCTGGACTTCTTCCTCTTCTCGTTCTACGCCATGGGCATGCCCTTCGCGGACCTGGCCGGCCTCCGGCGCCCGCAGGTCAGGGACGGGGTGCTTACCTACCGGCGGCGCAAGACCGGCCGGCAGGTCAGGGTGACGCTGGAACCCTGCATGCTCGACATACTGGACAAGTATGCGACGCGGGAGTCGGACTACCTCTTTCCCATATTATATAAGATGAAAGGCGGTGAGAAAGACCGGACGAAAGGCGGTGATACGGACAAGGGGAAAGACGGCGGTAAGGGCAGGACGAAACGTGGAAATCCTGTGGAAGTCTCCTACTCCTCGGCGCTGAACCGCTACAACCGCGCGCTCAAGACCCTTGCCCGTGAGGCGGGAATAGCGGTGAACCTGACCTCCTACGTCGCCCGCCACTCCTGGGCGAGCATCGCCTACGAGGGGAACGTCGACCTGCCCGTCATCTCCAAGGCATTGGGGCATACCGACACCAAGACGACACTCATATACATCGGGGAGATAAACGACACGCGGCCGGCATCGGCCAACCGCAAACTGCTGGAAGAGGTTTTCCCGTCCT
Protein-coding regions in this window:
- a CDS encoding ABC transporter ATP-binding protein yields the protein MENIIECNNLTHYYGKRLIYENLSFSVPQGRILGLLGKNGTGKTTTINILSGYLTPRSGQCFIFGENIQTMPPALRRNIGLLIEGHVQYQFMTIREIERFYAAFYPGQWRKEAYYDLMNKLKVAPKQRISRMSCGQRSQVALGLILAQNPELLVLDDFSLGLDPGYRRLFVDYLRDYARSENKTVFLTSHIIQDMERLIDDCIIMDYGSILIQQPVRELLDTIRRYTCTVPEGYTLPEDADFHHPAVIRNTLETFSFLTRQEVEARFAALQVPYSQLKCETVNLEDAFIGLTGKY
- a CDS encoding DUF4857 domain-containing protein, producing the protein MKRFSQLFLYLTVALLLLWQLPWCYAFFASKPSRTPFALYSCVIGDFLSIGYDEATGMIRRDRSGNNYTQEQTDSILPLFYVRQLMADERFPDTLKGVPVTPREVQRTNFNFRVSASEVNTAVVPLYPLLESMSKRVDLAMPDDVFRITPRGIEFVVMDSNSVDKAKSAKFTEALVKKGFRFPASRIAGNPNPRKEYDEGYLILDDEGKLFHLKQVRGRPYVRAIPLPEGLHAKYLFITEFSDRKTLGYLTDADHSFYVLMNKTYEVIKTGLPSYNPETDKLTIFGNMFDWTVCVVTPEAEEYYALSADDFSLIDSMRIPISDGPMPGLHFTSYTDKYVKPHFF
- a CDS encoding tyrosine-type recombinase/integrase; this translates as MLSVCAEQAPRGVSRSTAENYRTAVRSFIRFCGNTDVPVSALNADNVRRYERWLQDRGVCPNTSSCYMRSLRAIHNKAASKRLVKDRKPFKGVFTGNSPTVKRGITTGELRRLKSLSPAGGGAEAGEAGRKRTAVEAAALDFFLFSFYAMGMPFADLAGLRRPQVRDGVLTYRRRKTGRQVRVTLEPCMLDILDKYATRESDYLFPILYKMKGGEKDRTKGGDTDKGKDGGKGRTKRGNPVEVSYSSALNRYNRALKTLAREAGIAVNLTSYVARHSWASIAYEGNVDLPVISKALGHTDTKTTLIYIGEINDTRPASANRKLLEEVFPS